The Candidatus Omnitrophota bacterium genome has a segment encoding these proteins:
- a CDS encoding thioredoxin domain-containing protein — MSVNRLGAEQSPYLLQHSNNPVFWYPWGPQAFAAAVGADKPILLSIGYSTCHWCHVMAHESFENEDIANVLNDHFIAVKVDREERPDVDHVYMAAVVAMTGQGGWPLTVFLTPDGKPFYGGTYFPPYAQSGSQGFKDILLSVADAWRNNREGILSSSDEITRSLNVGARHAVPLQDELSGSVLDAAFRQMSAHFDAANGGFGSSPKFPMPHGLGFLLRHHHRTKDQKALVMVEQTLAAMARGGIWDHIGFGFHRYSTDARWHVPHFEKMLYDQALLARVYLEAFQVTGQKTYADIAENIFTYVLRDMRQPEGGFYCAEDADSPVGAIPACRQAGIIAHTINKEGAFYVWTHKEIIEILGPKEADAFCAWYGVKPDGNAAFDPHGEFVGKNILFLSKDPEDEHMATLCRQQLFERRQTRPRPHLDDKVIVDWNGLMISALAFGGRVLGKERYVDAARAAADFILSHLVDDGRLVHRWRQGQAGIPATLEDYAFFMTGLIDLYEASFEGKYLEQARRLARVMQELFEDDVNGGFYMTARDAQTLITRPKEIYDGAIPSGNSASALALLRLHALTGEEGFYASASRIFACFSGAISQAPSAYTLALCAYDFYREGATQVVLSGPPGEAIAKMTKVLYKHFVPNKSVVHEAGAPRVMVRVCKGRTCLTPTDDPAVLERQIGDVHEGR, encoded by the coding sequence ATGTCCGTTAATCGGCTTGGAGCTGAACAAAGTCCGTATCTGCTCCAGCACTCTAATAACCCGGTGTTCTGGTATCCATGGGGCCCGCAGGCCTTTGCCGCGGCTGTTGGCGCGGACAAGCCCATCCTTTTATCCATCGGATATTCCACCTGCCATTGGTGCCATGTCATGGCGCATGAGTCCTTTGAAAATGAAGATATCGCGAATGTCCTCAATGACCATTTTATAGCGGTCAAGGTGGACCGCGAAGAGCGGCCGGATGTGGACCATGTGTATATGGCGGCCGTTGTTGCCATGACCGGACAGGGCGGATGGCCGCTGACGGTATTTTTGACCCCCGACGGGAAACCATTTTACGGGGGCACGTATTTTCCTCCTTATGCCCAAAGCGGGTCACAGGGGTTTAAAGATATCCTGCTGTCCGTTGCCGATGCCTGGCGCAACAACCGTGAGGGCATCTTATCGTCTTCGGATGAGATCACACGATCGTTGAACGTAGGGGCACGGCATGCCGTGCCCCTACAGGATGAATTATCGGGATCGGTACTGGATGCGGCATTCCGCCAGATGTCCGCCCATTTTGACGCGGCCAACGGCGGTTTCGGTTCCAGCCCCAAATTTCCCATGCCGCACGGACTTGGGTTCTTATTGCGCCATCATCACCGCACTAAGGATCAAAAGGCGCTGGTCATGGTCGAACAGACGCTCGCGGCCATGGCCCGCGGCGGGATCTGGGACCATATCGGTTTCGGTTTTCATCGTTATTCGACGGATGCCCGATGGCATGTCCCGCATTTTGAGAAAATGCTTTATGACCAGGCCCTTTTGGCCCGCGTTTATCTGGAGGCGTTCCAGGTCACGGGTCAAAAAACATACGCTGATATTGCCGAAAATATTTTTACTTATGTTTTAAGGGACATGCGTCAGCCCGAAGGCGGTTTTTATTGCGCTGAAGATGCAGATAGCCCTGTAGGGGCGATTCCTGCCTGCCGGCAGGCAGGAATAATCGCCCATACAATCAATAAGGAAGGCGCATTCTACGTCTGGACCCACAAAGAGATCATTGAAATTCTGGGCCCCAAAGAGGCAGATGCATTTTGCGCGTGGTATGGCGTCAAGCCCGACGGCAACGCGGCCTTCGATCCCCACGGTGAGTTTGTCGGCAAGAATATTCTTTTTCTTTCCAAAGATCCCGAGGATGAACACATGGCGACCCTTTGCCGTCAACAGCTGTTTGAACGTCGGCAGACGCGTCCGCGGCCGCATTTGGATGATAAGGTCATCGTTGACTGGAACGGGCTTATGATCTCTGCTCTGGCTTTCGGCGGGCGCGTTTTGGGCAAAGAGCGATACGTGGATGCTGCCCGGGCAGCTGCTGATTTCATTTTATCCCATCTCGTGGATGATGGACGGCTTGTCCATCGCTGGAGACAGGGACAGGCGGGGATCCCGGCCACGCTGGAGGACTATGCGTTTTTTATGACAGGTCTCATTGACTTGTATGAGGCGTCTTTTGAGGGAAAATATCTGGAGCAAGCCAGACGTTTGGCCCGTGTGATGCAGGAATTGTTTGAAGATGATGTTAACGGCGGTTTTTACATGACCGCCCGCGATGCCCAAACCCTGATCACGCGGCCCAAAGAGATCTACGACGGGGCCATCCCGTCGGGTAATTCAGCGTCGGCGCTGGCCTTGCTGCGTTTGCACGCGTTGACCGGCGAAGAGGGGTTTTACGCAAGCGCATCGCGCATCTTCGCGTGTTTTTCCGGCGCTATCAGCCAGGCGCCGTCTGCTTACACACTGGCCCTGTGCGCTTATGATTTTTACCGCGAGGGAGCGACACAGGTGGTGTTGTCAGGGCCGCCCGGCGAAGCCATTGCCAAAATGACGAAAGTGTTGTATAAACATTTTGTTCCAAATAAGTCCGTGGTTCACGAAGCAGGGGCGCCAAGGGTCATGGTACGCGTTTGTAAAGGAAGGACATGCCTGACCCCGACGGACGATCCCGCGGTCCTGGAACGCCAGATCGGAGATGTTCATGAAGGCCGTTAA
- the ilvN gene encoding acetolactate synthase small subunit yields MKNTDPSHTISVLVANKPGVLVRIALVFARRGYNIDSLVVSPTVNPKYSRMTLTARGNLETLDQIIKNAGKLVDVIHCGEHDMAHSVEKELSLVKLKASPAVKAFVTKAARKFHVKIDDSSEKYYIIEQTGTTAQLNEFEAMAKKYGVVEMVRTGKILMAKGKKET; encoded by the coding sequence CCCGGAGTGCTGGTGCGCATCGCTTTGGTCTTTGCCCGGCGCGGTTATAACATTGACTCTCTGGTGGTCTCCCCCACGGTCAACCCGAAATATTCACGCATGACCCTCACGGCCAGGGGAAACCTGGAAACCCTGGACCAGATCATCAAGAACGCGGGCAAATTGGTGGACGTCATCCATTGCGGCGAACATGACATGGCCCACAGCGTTGAAAAAGAACTGTCCCTGGTCAAATTGAAGGCGTCGCCCGCGGTCAAGGCCTTTGTCACCAAGGCCGCGCGCAAATTCCACGTCAAGATCGATGATTCTTCCGAAAAATATTACATCATTGAACAGACCGGGACCACCGCCCAGTTGAACGAATTTGAGGCCATGGCGAAAAAATACGGTGTGGTGGAGATGGTGCGGACGGGCAAAATTTTAATGGCCAAGGGTAAAAAAGAAACCTAA
- a CDS encoding iron-sulfur cluster assembly scaffold protein, translating into MPCSDSTSGLNITLDAHERLVKFEFAKITCSSEIAGNTGLSKFCAGKTIQEILDLDFYMLASALDLNTEEERQFILYLELDALKAGLAQYLGVDHPSVDRERCRITSIEYAPDLIEIAEVILPPKELPKILPCSLKDRPVV; encoded by the coding sequence ATGCCTTGTTCCGACAGCACTTCCGGTTTGAATATCACGCTGGACGCCCACGAGCGTTTGGTCAAATTTGAATTCGCCAAGATCACCTGTTCCAGCGAGATCGCGGGAAATACGGGTTTGTCCAAATTTTGCGCGGGCAAGACCATCCAGGAAATTCTGGATCTGGATTTTTATATGCTGGCTTCCGCGCTTGACCTCAACACGGAGGAAGAAAGGCAGTTTATCCTGTATTTGGAACTTGATGCTTTAAAGGCGGGGTTGGCGCAATACCTTGGAGTGGACCATCCGTCGGTGGACCGCGAACGCTGCCGCATCACGTCCATTGAATATGCGCCTGATCTTATTGAAATTGCCGAAGTGATCTTACCGCCGAAGGAACTTCCGAAGATCTTGCCCTGCAGTTTGAAAGACAGGCCCGTGGTTTAG
- a CDS encoding AsmA-like C-terminal region-containing protein yields the protein MKAVKFFFLALGILFVVVAIAAFIFIKTFNVNTYLPQITKAASDALGREVSIAAAGLDFSWQGIAVDVFDIRVAGEPSIEAGKASVQMGLMPLLRQRKVHVTHIIISDIRVNAGDAQTPLDIRIPKLEAHVNDLSLDAPLPVSGEAFFTDGRLENFNVLKAVLGRINVIPGLGEQIEGLLSETLREKLGGDTTALDRVRVKFTLRQGQILIDDAVVQSPLFEAGIKGTAGFDGNVSMDVSFYAAKDLSQEITRFITPLQGILDQDGRLYVPGKLIGQAPKVRYVPNAGYLAKKIVTGEGIKQISQQLEKVLDKNPEVKEILNSVLNGIFK from the coding sequence ATGAAGGCCGTTAAATTTTTTTTTCTTGCCTTAGGGATCCTTTTCGTTGTCGTTGCCATTGCCGCGTTCATTTTTATCAAAACATTCAATGTGAATACGTATTTGCCCCAGATCACCAAAGCCGCCTCCGACGCCTTGGGGCGCGAGGTGAGCATCGCCGCCGCAGGCCTCGATTTTTCCTGGCAGGGGATCGCCGTGGATGTTTTTGACATCCGCGTGGCCGGAGAGCCTTCCATTGAGGCGGGCAAAGCCAGCGTGCAGATGGGGCTCATGCCGCTCTTAAGACAGCGCAAGGTCCATGTCACTCATATCATTATTTCAGACATCAGGGTCAATGCCGGTGATGCACAGACACCTTTGGACATACGGATCCCGAAGCTGGAGGCCCATGTCAATGACCTGTCTTTGGATGCCCCTTTGCCTGTCAGCGGGGAGGCGTTCTTTACCGACGGCCGTCTGGAGAATTTCAATGTCCTTAAGGCCGTGCTGGGTCGTATCAATGTCATTCCCGGCTTGGGAGAACAGATCGAGGGTTTGTTGTCGGAAACGCTCAGGGAAAAATTAGGGGGCGATACCACCGCCCTGGATAGGGTGCGGGTAAAATTCACGCTCCGCCAGGGGCAAATTTTGATCGATGATGCCGTGGTCCAATCCCCGCTCTTCGAGGCCGGGATCAAAGGCACGGCCGGTTTTGACGGGAACGTCAGCATGGATGTGTCTTTTTATGCGGCCAAGGACCTGTCGCAGGAGATCACGCGTTTCATTACACCGCTTCAGGGCATTCTGGACCAGGACGGGCGTTTATATGTTCCCGGCAAACTCATCGGTCAGGCGCCGAAGGTCCGTTATGTTCCGAACGCCGGCTATCTGGCCAAAAAGATCGTGACCGGCGAGGGGATCAAGCAGATCAGCCAACAGTTGGAGAAAGTGCTGGATAAGAACCCCGAAGTCAAAGAGATCCTCAACAGTGTCCTTAACGGTATTTTTAAATGA